The Podospora pseudopauciseta strain CBS 411.78 chromosome 2 map unlocalized CBS411.78m_2, whole genome shotgun sequence genome has a window encoding:
- the KAR3 gene encoding kinesin-like nuclear fusion protein (EggNog:ENOG503NX16; COG:Z) — translation MYPTKPHTASSQRTPPIGSRKQFRCPGEVNTASTIRLSTLHPLRRRGTSPVPSPREDPPLFTTVSHPPTQTGALLLSLSYLLVHFLIPRMRNGANANMESTENGGTFRSGLRAPRVHTSTTTTMAPSAYLQEITNSDQNARPHPSGLLPSKRTYNGAVPDRDAKRKTLAERAGEPISKSQLPAATPSVSRMTGIGLKPTSIASLASTHQPTTATSSRPPTTLPGTSRHASTNSFSRTMGAGSRPPISGRAPSSMGFNPSNTRGTTRSRPATAMSGRSAEEDGGPADQKKSRNFSASLQPRTKKVRTQRGRSTASEQSVGTRARMPSKEELTLSKRMGNLSLNDDVGDIASGNQVISKAKEHSLSLMFQPPDGQEQRSSTLQNRRGGATSPDPFRTTNSQANFPSVPVTPPQIRNGRVALEKLGTAVRSIAQTPCSPTKSPSPKKLPFLTKDSHLKTFTGWDVDGRLHEFETQFKEMKEAFDTTITDRKALEEAIQFAKNRASDLEREQQRLMDQTTQLQGQISSLQHDNLSMQQEKQSLILQFESERQKHKYELQDKSREHQHDVEEIKRGFKAEVEQMKWEHQQALEAMERQYRAEMKDQQAQNSKELEELRAKLGSKQEDMNLEVLRKDRQIQELRSLMEGLKLDLDREQTVKGNLQQKLTEMSTTNLTLEDRLRGLNAKIEFLESDSKQQSDSFAHMEARLQDALRVAEEAREKLIKEETERRVLFNKYQELKGNIRVMCRVRPVLGNSEGNPAQIGFPDEKTSAQIDVTQEEKNSMGMVSRKVVPFEFDRVFSPAVHNEEIFGEISQLVQSALDGYNVCIFCYGQTGSGKTYTMSSPDGMIPRATHMIYETITKLKEKSWTYTMEGSFVEVYNEELHDLLTPGRESDGKKKLEIRHDDSRKQTTVLNCKTVALDLPDKVEMMLKQAQNNRSVAATKANERSSRSHSVFILKLVGENSATNERCEGTLNLVDLAGSERLKHSQAEGERMRETQNINKSLACLGDVIEALGRGSGHVPYRNSKLTHLLQYSLSGNSKTLMFVMVSPLEAHLKETITSLRFATKVHNTHIGTAKSTKKLVKDRVTDY, via the exons ATGTACCCCACAAAACCCCACACGGCGTCGTCCCAGCGGACCCCTCCCATTGGCTCCCGTAAGCAGTTTCGTTGCCCCGGTGAAGTAAACACAGCTTCTACCATCCGTCTTTCTACGCTACACCcgttgaggagaagaggcaCCAGTCCAGTCCCAAGTCCCAGGGAAGACCCGCCTCTGTTCACGACTGTGTCGCATCCCCCAACTCAAACTGGAGCACTGCTCCTATCGCTATCCTATCTGCTCGTCCATTTTCTTATTCCTCGCATGCGCAACGGAGCCAACGCCAACATGGAGTCTACAGAGAACGGCGGT ACCTTCCGCTCCGGCCTTCGCGCCCCTCGAGTCCACACGAGCACCACGACCACGATGGCCCCGAGCGCATACCTCCAGGAGATCACCAATTCGGACCAGAACGCGCGACCTCACCCGTCGGGCCTCCTCCCGTCGAAACGCACATACAATGGCGCCG TCCCAGACCGCGACGCCAAGCGCAAAACACTGGCGGAAAGAGCTGGTGAGCCTATCTCCAAATCGCAACTGCCAGCAGCTACGCCTTCGGTCTCGAGAATGACGGGCATCGGCCTCAAACCCACATCTATCGCATCTCTTGCATCT ACTCACCAACCCACTACCGCAACATCCTCACGGCCACCAACCACTCTTCCAGGAACCTCCCGCCAtgccagcaccaacagctTTTCGCGAACCATGGGTGCCGGAAGCCGCCCACCAATATCAGGCCGAGCACCCAGCTCCATGGGCTTCAACCCATCGAACACCAGAGGAACTACGAGATCTCGGCCGGCGACAGCGATGAGCGGGCGATCAGcggaagaagatggaggaccAGCCgaccaaaagaaaagtagGAATTTTTCTGCTTCCTTACAACCCCGTACCAAGAAAGTGCGGACTCAAAGAGGACGATCTACAGCCTCTGAACAGTCCGTCGGAACCCGCGCTCGAATGCCTAGCAAAGAGGAGTTGACGCTCAGCAAGCGGATGGGCAACCTCTCGCTCAATGATGACGTCGGCGACATAGCTAGCGGAAATCAAGTGATATCCAAGGCAAAAGAGCACTCCCTTTCTCTTATGTTTCAGCCGCCCGACGGACAAGAGCAGCGAAGTTCGACTCTCCAGAACCGCCGGGGGGGAGCTACCAGTCCGGACCCGTTTAGGACCACCAACTCTCAGGCCAATTTTCCTAGTGTACCAGTCACCCCGCCACAGATCCGGAATGGTCGTGTGGCATTGGAGAAGCTGGGCACCGCGGTCAGGAGCATTGCCCAGACCCCTTGTTCTCCTACCAAATCTCCGTCTCCTAAAAAGTTACCATTCTTGACCAAGGACTCACATTTAAAAACTTTCACAGGCTGGGACGTAGACGGTCGGCTTCACGAGTTCGAGACACAGTTCAAAGAGATGAAAGAGGCCTTTgataccaccatcaccgacagAAAAGCCCTCGAGGAGGCTATTCAGTTTGCGAAGAATAGGG CGAGTGATCTTGAACGTGAGCAACAACGGTTGATGGACCAAACTACACAACTACAGGGACAGATCAGCTCTTTGCAACATGACAACCTCTCCATGCAGCAAGAAAAGCAGTCATTAATCCTACAGTTCGAGAGCGAGCGGCAAAAGCACAAATACGAACTCCAGGACAAGTCACGAGAGCATCAACACGACGTCGAAGAAATCAAGCGAGGGTTCAAGGCCGAGGTCGAACAGATGAAGTGGGAACACCAACAGGCTTTGGAGGCAATGGAGAGACAATACCGAGCGGAAATGAAGGACCAACAGGCCCAAAACTcaaaggagctggaggagctaCGGGCCAAGTTGGGGTCAAAACAGGAGGACATGAATCTGGAAGTCCTCCGAAAAGACCGCCAGATCCAGGAATTACGGTCCCTTATGGAAGGTCTTAAGCTGGACTTGGACCGGGAACAGACGGTCAAGGGTAACCTTCAGCAGAAACTGACCGAGATGTCGACGACAAATTTGACTTTGGAGGACCGGTTACGAGGCCTTAATGCCAAGATCGAATTCCTGGAATCCGACAGCAAGCAACAATCAGACTCGTTTGCTCATATGGAGGCCCGGCTGCAGGATGCTTTGCGGGTCGCTGAGGAAGCTCGCGAGAAGTTGatcaaggaggagacggagcgCCGGGTTCTGTTCAACAAGTATCAAGAGCTAAAGGGCAACATCCGTGTGATGTGCAGAGTACGCCCCGTGCTTGGGAATTCGGAAGGCAACCCAGCTCAAATCGGCTTCCCTGACGAGAAGACATCGGCTCAGATCGACGTCAcccaagaagagaagaacAGCATGGGCATGGTGAGCCGAAAGGTAGTCCCATTCGAGTTTGATCGTGTGTTTTCCCCAGCGGTCCACAACGAGGAGATCTTTGGAGAAATTTCGCAGCTCGTGCAGAGCGCTCTTGACGGCTACAATGTCTGCATCTTCTGCTACGGTCAAACAGGATCCGGCAAGACCTATACCATGTCCTCGCCCGATGGCATGATTCCCAGAGCCACCCACATGATTTACGAGACGATTACgaagttgaaggagaagTCATGGACATATACGATGGAGGGTAGTTTTGTCGAAGTGTACAACGAAGAGCTCCACGATCTTCTCACGCCTGGCAGAGAGTCAGATGGAAAGAAGAAACTCGAAATCCGTCACGACGACAGCCGCAAGCAGACGACAGTTCTCAACTGCAAGACAGTGGCGCTCGACTTACCCGATAAGGTCGAGATGATGCTCAAGCAAGCCCAGAACAACCGCAGCGTTGCCGCTACCAAGGCAAACGAGAGATCTTCACGCTCGCATTCCGTCTTCATTCTGAAGCTGGTGGGCGAGAACTCGGCCACCAACGAGCGTTGCGAAGGCACTCTCAACCTGGTGGATCTTGCTGGTTCCGAACGTTTGAAGCATTCTCAAGCCGAGGGCGAGCGCATGAGGGAAACGCAGAACATCAACAAGAGCTTGGCATGCCTCGGCGATGTTATCGAGGCTCTGGGACGCGGGTCAGGCCACGTCCCATACCGCAACTCCAAGTTGACGCATCTCTTGCAGTACTCGCTCAGCGGGAACTCCAAGACGCTCATGTTTGTTATGGTCAGCCCACTAGAGGCCCATCTAAAGGAGACAATCACGAGTTTGCGGTTCGCCACCAAG GTGCACAACACCCATATCGGTACGGCCAAGTCGACGAAGAAGCTTGTCAAGGACCGGGTAACCGACTATTAA